A region from the Thermoplasmatales archaeon genome encodes:
- a CDS encoding Transposase, giving the protein MKRLEINNAKELSVAIRNEISRSEESRYDHRLHGILLVSEGMSCYDAGNIFGEDPRTVERWVKRFNEKGFNGLREGVRSGRHSRLTPQQMEQIGVDLRKNPGEFGYEQNLWDGKLLMHHIWEKFHVRIGVRTCQIIFHRLEFRRRKPRGVIAKGVPDEQDAFKKTL; this is encoded by the coding sequence ATGAAACGGCTTGAAATAAACAATGCAAAGGAGTTGTCTGTGGCTATACGGAATGAGATATCACGCTCAGAGGAATCGAGATATGATCACCGACTGCACGGCATTCTGCTTGTAAGTGAGGGAATGAGCTGCTACGATGCCGGAAATATATTCGGAGAAGATCCCAGAACAGTGGAGAGATGGGTCAAGAGATTCAACGAGAAAGGTTTCAACGGTCTCAGGGAAGGAGTGAGATCCGGAAGGCATTCAAGACTTACACCCCAGCAAATGGAACAGATAGGTGTTGATCTGAGAAAGAATCCGGGAGAATTCGGATATGAACAGAACCTCTGGGACGGGAAACTTCTCATGCACCACATATGGGAGAAGTTTCATGTGAGAATCGGTGTAAGGACATGCCAGATCATATTTCACAGGCTTGAATTCAGGAGGAGAAAACCAAGGGGTGTCATAGCCAAAGGTGTTCCTGATGAACAGGACGCTTTTAAAAAAACTCTCTGA